Sequence from the Salinicoccus sp. Bachu38 genome:
CTGCGCCGAGGGCGCCGCCGAACACTTCCCGGATGCCGAACGCATTCGTGACGATCGCAGAAAGCATCGGAATGATCTGATCGTAGTTGATGATGAGTATGACGAAGACGACCAGCAGATAGATGACCGCCATGACCGGTACGATATAGCCGGCCACACTTGCAATCCTCCGGGCGCCGCCGAAGATGACGATGGCTGTAAAGGCGGCGATGACGATGCCGACCACCCATCTGTCGAGGTTGAACGCCTCTTCATAGGCATGGGCGATGGTATTCGCCTGCAGCCCATTGAAGACGAAGGCGAAAGTAATGGTGATCAGCACTGCGAAGAACAGGCCGAGCCACCTCTGGTTGAGCCCCTTCTCCATATAGTAGGCGGGGCCCCCTCGGAAGCCGCCCTCCCGGTCCTTCACCTTGTAGACCTGCGCAAGCGTCGATTCGAAGAATGCCGTTGCTGCGCCAAAGAACGCAATCATCCACATCCAGAATATCGCCCCGGGGCCCCCGAGCACGATTGCCGTCGCTACACCTGCGATGTTTCCGGTGCCGACACGTGAAGCGGCACTGATGGCGAACGCCTGGAAAGGTGCTATCCCTTTCCTGCCGTCAGGCAGCGTCTCCGCCTTTTCCGTAATCACTTTGAACATCTCTTTGAACCATCTGAATTGGACAAACCTCGAGCTGATGGAAAAATAAAGACCTGCAAGAATAAGCAGCCCGATGAGGAAGTCCCCCCACAGCAGGGTGTTTCCCATGTCCACAAAACTTTTAAACCAATCTGGGACAATTCCTTCAAAATCCATAAAGCACCTCCTGATATAACAAATATTATATCATTTGGGAAAGCGCTTTAAAGCCCAAAATTCAAGTTGGACTATTCGGACTATTGCACCGCTTCAAATACGACACTCTCAACTTCACCGAATTCATTTTCGTCCACGACGAATGAGCCGTTGGCATATTTGCCGCTCACCCGGATTGATCTGGCATCCAGTCTGAAACTGGAATTTTGCGAATGGAGGATCATGCCGATATTGTTTTCGATGAGCCGGGCGCCGATGATGCGATGGGGCTTCGATTTGATTTCCTTGAGCAGCGTGCTGCCCACCTGCGCCCTGGCGCCTCTTTCGAATGTGTCGATGGCCGTCCGTTTGACTGCGCCCCGCTGGGAGACCGTCACGAGGAACTTTTCATTGGAAACGAGCCCCGAGAAGACGAGCGCATCATCCGGTTTCAGCTGGATCGCCCTGACGCCCTGCGCCTTCAGGCCGACCGGATTGACTTCCGATAGCGGGTATCTCAGGGAGATGCCCTTCTGTGTGATCAGCAGGACGTCCTCCGTTCCTCCCTCAGAGAGTGCCACGGAAATCACCTGATCGTCCTTTTTGAGGCTGATGCTGGAAATCGGACGCCTGATCCGGCTCGCTTCATAGGCTTTAAGCTCCGTCTGTTTAATCTGTCCCCGTCTTGTGGCCGTCACGACGGAGATGCCATCCTGATACGCTTCGATGACGAAAGCCGTCACCGGCGATTCATCCGCTCCGAGCCTGAAGCGGTTCGAGAGATGCTGGCCGTTGTCCTTCCATCTGATCTCGGGCAGTTCATGGACCGGAATGATCATGTAGTTGCCGAGGTTGGTGAAGACGAGCAGATGCTCCAGTGTATGCGCATGGCGGGCAAGGAGCACATGGTCGTCCTCCTTCATGCCGATCTCGTCCGGGGTGCTCGCATTGTAGCTCCTCAGGCTGGTGCGCTTCATGTAGCCTTCCTTCGTCAATGACACGACCACCTCCTCCTTGGCGATCAGCACTTCCTTTTCGAGCTCGATGTTCTCTATCTCTTCCTCCACCGTACTTTTGCGCGGTGTAGCATATTTCTTTTTGATGTCCCGCAGCTCTTTTTTGATCACTTTGAGCAGCTGCTTTTCATTGCCCAGTATTTCGCGCAGCTGGTTGATCGTATATTCGAGTTCGCTGTGCTCCGTTTCAAGCTCCGCGATATCGGTGTTCGTCAGCCGATACAGCTGGAGCATGACGATGGCTTCCGCCTGGGCCTCCGTAAAGCTGAAGGCTTCCACCAGATTCTCCTTGGCGTTGCGCTTGTTGTTCGACTCCCGGATCACCCGGATGACCTCATCCAGTATGGACAGCGCATGCATCAGCCCTTCGATGATGTGCATCCTGCGCTCGGCTTCCGACAGTTCATGCTGCGAGCGGTTGAGGATCACCGCCTTCTGGTGGGCGATGTAGCTCTCCAGTATCTCCTTCAGGCCAAGCTGCTTCGGCGCCCTGTCGCTGATGGCCACCATATTGAAGTTGTAGGACACCTGAAGGTCCGTCTTCTTGTAGAAGTAGTTGATGATGCCTTCGACATTCGCATCCTTCTTCACTTCCACAATGATGCGCATGCCCTCGCGGTCGGTTTCATCCCTGACCTCGATGATGCCATCCACCTTGCGGTCGGCACGGATTTCATCCATCTTTTTGACAAGGTTCGCCTTGTTCACTTCGAACGGCAGTTCATCGATGATGATATGGGTCTTGCCGCCCCTGGTGTCCTCGGTCCGTACCCTGCTCCGGACGATGATCTTCCCGCGTCCGGTCTCATACGCTTTCCTAATCTGGTCCTTGCCCTGGATGATGCCCCCTGTAGGGAAATCCGGGCCTTTGACGATCTCCATCAGTTCATCGACGGAGGCAGAGGACTTATCAATGACCTTCAATGTCGCATCGATGACCTCTTCAAGGTTATGCGGAGGGATGTCCGTCGCATAGCCTGCGGAAATGCCCGTCGAGCCATTGACGAGCAGATTCGGGAATTTTGAAGGCAGGACGGTCGGCTCCATCTCCGTATCATCGAAGTTGTTGATGAAATCAACCGTATTTTTGTTGATGTCCCTGAGCATTTCATTGGAGATCTCGGAAAGCCTCGCCTCGGTATACCGCATCGCAGCCGGCGGGTCGCCATCGACACTCCCCTTGTTGCCGTGCATGTCGACCAGTTCCTCCCGCATCTTCCATTCCTGGGAGAGGCGGACCATTGCTTCATAGACACTGGAGTCTCCATGCGGATGGTAGTTCCCGATGACATTCCCCACCGTTTTGGCACTTTTCCTGAAGCTTTTTTCAAATGTATTCCCTTCCTTGTACATTGCGTACAGGATACGCCGCTGGACCGGTTTCAGTCCATCCCTGACATCAGGGATGGCACGGTCCTGGATGACATATTTGCTGTAGCGGCCGAAACGGTCGCCGATGACATCTTCAAGTTGTAGCTGCTGAACTTGTTCAGTCATTCAATTCACCACTTTCTCCCAGTTTTGTGACATCCTCATTTCCCAATATGCTGTCTGCATCTTCGAGTGTGAAGCTGACATTGGATTCAATCCACTTTCTCCGCATCTCGACATTGTCCCCCATGAGCGTTGTGACACGTTTCAGGGAAAGTGCCTCGTCTTCAATCCGCACCTGGATCAATGTCCGTGTCTCCGGATTCATCGTCGTTTCCCACAGCTGTTCCGGCATCATTTCACCGAGACCCTTGTAGCGCTGGAGTTCGACGTTTTTGCCCATTTCCTTCTGGGCCTCGATCAATTCATCCTCCGTCCAGACATACCGCACATCCTCCTTCTTTTTGGTCTTCTTTTTCAGCTGGAATAATGGCGGCAGGGCGATGTAGATCTTGCCCGCATCAAAGAGCGGACGCATGTAGTTGAAGAAGAATGTAAGCAGCAGTACCTGGATATGCGCTCCATCCGTATCGGCATCGGTCATGATGACGATCTTGTCGTAGTTGGTATCATCCACACTGAATTCAGTCCCGACGCCTGCGCCGATCGTGTGGATGATGGTATTGATCTCTTCATTTTTGAATATATCCTCAAACTTCGCCTTCTCGGTATTGATGACCTTGCCGCGCAGCGGCAGGATGGCCTGGAACCGCCTGTCGCGCCCCTGCTTGGCAGATCCGCCTGCAGAGTCCCCCTCGACCAGGTACAGTTCATTCTTCTTGGCGTTGCGGCTCTGTGCAGGTGTCAGCTTCCCGGACAGCAGCGTATCCTTGCGGCGCTTCTTGCCGTTTCTCGCTTCCTCACGGGCTTTCCGTGCCGTTTCCCTGACACCTCTTGCCTTGATCGCCTTCTTGACGAGCTGGGTGCTCAGTGCACCATTCTCCTCCAGATAATAGGGAAGATGGTCGCTCATCAGCGATTCCATGACATTCCGCGCTTCGCTCGTACCGAGCTTGCTCTTCGTCTGGCCCTCGAACTGGAGCAGGTTTTCAGGGATCTTCACCGAGATGACTGCAGTCAGGCCTTCCCTGATGTCATTGCCCTCGAGGTTCTTGTCCTTGTCCTTCAATTCGTTGATTTTCCGTGCATACTCATTGAATACACGGGTGAAGCCGGTCTTGAAGCCGACTTCGTGCGTACCGCCGTCCTTTGTCCGCACATTGTTGACGAAGGAGATCAGCGTTTCACTGTACTGGTCATTGTACTGGAAGCTCACTTCCGCCAGGATGTCATTGTATTCGCCGGAGAACATGACCACGTCCCCGATCGCATCCTTGCCTTCATTCAGGAAGTTGATGAAGGATTTCAGACCATCATCATATTGGAATACTTCCTCGAGCGGCTCCTCGGGACGCCTGTCCGTAATGGAGATCCGCATCCCCTTCTGCAGGAAGGCGGATTCCCGCATTCTTTCCATAATCGTCTCAAAGTGGAATGAAGTGCCGGATTTGAAGATTTCCCCATCCGGTCTGAATGTCACTTCGGTACCGGTCCTTTTCGTCTTTCCGGTCACCTCCAATGGACGGTCGAGCTCCCCCCCGTCCTTAAAGGACATTTCATGCACCTTCCCGTCCCGGTAGATTGTGATTTCCACCCACTCGCTCAGGGCGTTGACGACCGAAGCACCCACGCCGTGCAGACCGCCGGATGTCTTGTATCCGCCGGCACCGAACTTGCCGCCGGCATGCAGTACGGTGAATATGACTTCCGGTGTCGGCTTGCCGGATGTATGCATGCCTGTCGGCATGCCGCGGCCATTATCCCGGATGGTGATGCTTTCATCCGGATTGATGGTGATATTTATTTCATCGCCGTAGCCATTGATGACTTCGTCGACCGAATTGTCGGTGATCTCGTACACCAGGTGGTGCAGTCCCCTATGATCGGTTGAACCGACATACATCCCCGGCCTTTTCCTTACGGCGTCCAGACCTTCAAGTATTTGTATTGAATCATCGTTATAAGTATTCTGTCTTGCCAAATCGGATTTCCTCCCACAAACGTATGTTCGTTATTTTTATCTCATGTTCTATTTTTATACAAAAGCGTGATGATTGCAACCATAATCAATGGATTCACATTGCATATGAGTAATATAGTTTACATAATAAATTTATGGTAAACTATATTTTATTATACCCCACTTAAAATTTATGGTAAACTGTTAGTACCTGATAATAAAGGGGTTTTAAAATGGAAACGATCATAATACTCCTGATATTGAGCTACCTTCTGGGCTCCACACCTTTCAGCCTTCTGATCGGCATCTGGTTCTATAAGATTGATCTCAGGCAGCATGGCAGCGGCAATATAGGTACAACCAACACTTTCAGGATCCTTGGCAAGAAAGCCGGCATCGTCGTGCTTCTGCTGGACATGTTCAAAGGGGCGCTTCCAGTGTTTGCCGCAATGCTCCTCGATGTGGATATGCATATATTCATCCCGGGGCTTGTAGCAGCCATCGGTCATGTCTACTCCATATTCCTGAAGTTCAAGGGTGGAAAAGCTGTCGCTACAAGTGCAGGTGCCGTACTGGCATACAACCCCCTGCTTTTCATCCTGCTCCTGTCCGCTTTTCTGATAACGTTAAAAATCAGCAAATATGTATCCCTTTCCAGCATAGTGAGTGCCGTCTTATTCTTTATTCTTTCGCTGGTCTTCAGGGATCCGCTGCTGATTGCCTTTTCGTTCATCATCGCCGTAGTCATTGTCGTTAGACATATCTCCAACATTAAACGTATAATGGATGGTACAGAATCCAAAATTACATTCATGTAGCAGAAGGGATGATGGAAATGTTGGAAGTTACAGATCGTGCACTGGATTGGATGAAGGAAGAACTGGATCCGGAAGAAGGACAGGGCGTAAACATCTATGTAAGGTATGGCGGTGAAACACAGCTGAAACAGGGGTTCTCTCCAGCATTGACAGTAGAACGCATCCCCTCCGACAGCAAAGTATTCGATTACGATGGCATACAGGTCTTCATCAAGGAATCGGACCTATGGTACTTTGAAGATACGGAACTGGTTATAGACTCTGAGGATGATGAAGTCATATTCGAAAGCAAATAAAAGCAATAACCCATCTCAAGAAGAGATGGGTTATTTTAATATTACTGCTCTTTAAGTTTGTTTCTGAGTACAAGCTGCAGGATACCGCCATTGCGGTAGTAGTCCACTTCAACTTCTGAATCGAAGCGTGCCTTGACTTTGAACTCGGTCTTCTTGCCGTCCTGGTTTGTTGCCACAGCATCAAGGACGTGTCCAGGCCTGACATCTTCACCGACCTGGATGTCGAATGTCTCGCTACCGTCGAATCCGAGTGTATCTGCATCCTCTCCATCAACGAACTGCAATGGAAGGACACCCATCATTACAAGGTTCGAACGGTGGATCCGCTCATAGCTTGCTGCAATGACTGCTTCAACACCGAGAAGATTCGTACCTTTGGCTGCCCAGTCCCGGCTCGATCCCATACCGTAGTCGTCTCCGGCGATGACGACGAGTCCTGTGCCATCCTGCTGATATTTCATTGCAGCATCATAGATGCTCATGACTTCACCAGTCGGCCAGTACGTTGTGAATCCGCCCTCTTTGCCGTCTGCAATCTGGTTGCGGATACGGATGTTGGCGAATGTGCCGCGGAGCATGACTTCGTGGTTACCACGACGGGAACCGTATGAGTTGAAGTTTCTTGGAGATACGCCCTGTTCGATCAGCCATTTGCCGGCAGGTGTGTCCTTGCCGATCGCACCCGCAGGTGAAATGTGGTCGGTCGTAACGGAGTCTCCGAATTTGCCGAGTACACGCAGGCCGCTCAGCGATTCCACTTTGCCAGGCTCTGTAGAGAGGTTCTGGAAGAATGATGGATTCTGGATGTATGTGGACTCCGGATTGAAGTCGTAGAGCGGTGCATCCGTCGTTTCGATGTTGTTCCAGATTTCGTTGGCATCGAATACCCTTTCGTATTCCTTCCTGAAGAGTTCAGGACTGACGTTGCCCATTACTGCATCCTTGACTTCCTGGGTGGATGGCCAGATGTCCTTCATGAAGACATCGTTGCCCTCCTTGTCCTTGCCGAGTGGTTCATTGCGCAGATCGATGTCCACTGTACCAGCGAGTGCATATGCAACAATCAATGGTGGTGAAGCAAGATAGTTCGCTTTGACAAGCGGGTGGATCCTGCCTTCGAAGTTACGGTTTCCGGAAAGCACGGAACTTACAAGCAGGTCGCTTTCAGTAATCGCTTCTGTAATTTCAGGAAGCAATGGACCGGAGTTGCCGATGCATGTCGTACAACCGTAACCTACAAGGTTGAATCCGAGCTTATCGAGATATTCCTGCAGACCGGAGTCTTCCAGGTAGCCTGTAACGACTTTCGAACCTGGCGCCAGTGAAGTTTTCACATATGCCGGTACTTCCAGACCTTTTTCAACTGCTTTCTTCGCAATCAGGCCTGCCCCGAGCATGACGTAAGGGTTGGATGTATTCGTACATGAAGTGATGGCTGCGATGGCGAGGTCGCCGGTCTTCATTTCAACTTCTTTGCCATCATTGAACTTGACTGTCGTCTTCTTGTCGAATTCCGCTTCATCCAGACCGTGACCATGGTTGCCGCTTTCGGCTGTGATGGATTTTCTGTACTCTTCCTTCATGTCGGACAGCTGGATCAGGTCCTGTGGACGTTTAGGTCCGGCAAGTGCAGGTTCAACTGTGGAGAGGTCGAGATCAACGACTTCGCTGTATACCGGTTCGTTTGCCGGATCGAAGTACATGTCATTCTCCTGAAGGTACGTCTTGACGATATCGATATGCTCTTCACTGCGCCCTGTGAGTTTCATGTATTCGAGCGTCTCATCATCAACAGGGAAGAAGCCGCATGTTGCACCGTATTCAGGTGCCATGTTCGCGATTGTCGCCCTGTCAGCGAGTGGAAGCTCTGTCACACCCTGGCCGAAGAATTCGACGAACTTTCCTACAACACCATGCTTGCGCAGAAGTTCAGTGACACGCAGCGCAAGGTCTGTCGCTGTAGCACCTTCCGGCAGGCCATTCGTCATGCGCACGCCGACGACTTCAGGTACAGGGAAGTAGGATGGCTGTCCGAGCATTCCGGCTTCAGCTTCGATGCCGCCGACACCCCAGCCAAGTACGCCAAGACCATTGATCATTGTAGTATGGGAATCCGTACCGACAAGAGTGTCCGGGAATGTCACAAGTTCATCGCCGTCTTCTTTGACATGGACAACATTCGCCAGGTACTCGAGGTTCACCTGGTGGACGATGCCTGTTGCAGGCGGAACGGCTTTATAGTTGTCGAACGCCTTCGTTGCCCAGTGCAGGAATTCATAGCGTTCTTCGTTCCTTTCGAACTCGAGCTCCATGTTCAGTCTGAGTGAATCTTCAGTACCGTAGGCATCCACCTGTACCGAGTGGTCGATGACGAGGTCGACAGGCACTTCAGGATTGATCTTCTGTACATCTCCACCTACATCATCCATCGCTTTTCTGAGAGATGCCAGGTCGACGACCGCCGGCACACCAGTAAAGTCCTGGAGAATGACGCGTGAAGGTTTGAATGGCACTTCTTTTCCTTGGTTGTCGCCTTTGTCCCAAGTTGCCAAAGATTCGATATGTTCATCATTGATGACACTGCCGTCGTACTGGCGCAGCACTGATTCAAGCAGCACTCTGACGGAGTATGGCAATTTGTGTGTTTCAGACATGCCCCGTTCAGTCAATGTCTTCAGACTATAGTAGTTATAGTCCTTGCCGCCGACATTGAACGACTTCTTGGCAGCTTCATTAACATTTTGACTCATTGTAATAGCCCCCTATCAATATTCCAGTCATATGACCGTTCGTATCAATTGTATATCTTTACATAAGCGATGTAAACGCCGTCCCTTCCAATTCAGCCATAATTTCGATACAAAAAAATGACCTATAGCAATAAGTAAAACTTATGTCTATAGGTCATTTCCATAACTATATATTAATTTAATTGTTTTCTCTGGCTGCTTTTTCATCATCCAGTTTCTGTTTTTCCTCATGATCCTTCATCAGCTTTTCATACTCCGTACCTTCGTAGTTAGGTTCGATGAGGAGATTCAGTGATCTCTGCTCTTTCGCAACATCCTTGTAGGTTGCAATCATCATGAGTATGAGAATGATCGAGAATGGGAATGCCGAAATGATCGCTGCTGCCTGGAGTGATGTCAGTCCGCCGCCCATGAGCAGAACGATCGCAATAGCAACCTGGGCAATCCCCCAGATCATTTTCGTTCTGTTTGGTGGCGTGAGCGATCCGTTCGTCGTCTGCATACCCAATACGAATGTTGCCGAATCAGCAGAAGTGATGAAGAATGTGCCGATCAGCAGCACCGCGATAAGTGAGACGATCAGGCCAAACGGCAGATTGTTGAACATTTCAAACAGCACGGCTTCAGTCGCAAGGTCTGCAAATCCACCGACCTGTCTATCCGATTCGATGGCAGTGACCCCGAAGACACTGAACCAGAAGAAGCTGAGTACGGCCGGCCCGATCATGACTGCCAGGACAAACTCACGGATTGTACGGCCGCGTGACACCCGTGCGATGAAGATCCCTACGAATGGGCTCCAGCTCATCCACCAGCCCCAGTAATAGATTGTCCAGGCGCCGAGCCAATCGTTCTTATCCTGATTGAGCGGTGCAACATCGTAACTCATGTTTACAAAGTTGCCGATCATACCACCGAAAGTATCCGTCCACATGTTAAGGATCAGAACAGTTGGCCCAAGTACAAGCGTAAAGATCAACAGAAGGCCGCCAAGGACCATATTCGCATTACTCAAGTACTGGATCCCTTTGGATAGTCCCGTCCATGCACTGTACATGAACAGCACAGTAATGATGGCAATGATGATGATCTGCACATAGATGTTGTTCGGAATGCCGAACAGGTAGCTCAAGCCACCATTGATCTGCATGACACCAAGGCCGAGGGAAGTCGCCACCCCGGCGATTGTGGCGAACACAGCCAGCACGTCGATTGCTGTGCCAATCGGCCCATCCACACGCTTGCCAAGAATCGGCCGCAATGTACTCGAAATCAAGCCGGGCTCATTCCGTCTGAACTGGGCAAACGCCAGAGCCAGCCCCACGACTGCATAGACTGCCCATGCATGGAAGCCCCAGTGGAAGAATGTTCTCCGCAATGATTCCTTCATCGCTTCATCTGATTCAGGGTCGGCAGTCGGGGGGGTGAAATAGTGGCTGATCGGTTCAGCCGCGCCCCAGAATACAAGTCCGATACCCATGCCGGCACTGAACAGCATGGCAAACCATGACATCGTTTTGAACTCAGGTTTTTCCGTCGGCTTGCCAAGACGGATCTGCCCCATCGGTGTAAAGACGAATATCAGGCAAAACAAGATGAAAATCGTCGTCAGCGATACATAATACCAACTGAAGTTGCTCGTTATAAAGCCCGTGAGGACTCCCGTTACGCTTTCGAAGTTCTCTGAAAAGAACGTCCCGTAAAGGACAAGAGCAGATACGATAACAAGTGATATCCAAAAAACCGGTGTTAATTTTCCTTGGTTGTTCTCTTCCATTTTACTCCTCCTTTGGATTAGTTATTCCCATTAATTACTTTTTGTAACGCAACTTACAAAACAATTATTGATACTAACACATCATGGAGACTCTAGCAAATATACACCCGCTCCACATTCAAGTATATATCAACATCAATATAAATAAAGTGATTACGCCATCTCCCTTGCAAGTACATGCATTTGTTGTATGATGGATGCTGAATCTATAACTAAAAATTTCGGAGGAACCAGCATGTGGCAGGAATTCAGGGATTTCATACTCAGAGGCAATGTACTGGACCTTGCAGTCGCCGTTGTCATAGGCGCGGCATTCAGCAAAATCGTCACTGCACTCGTTGAAAACATCATCATGCCGTCCATCGCCCTCATATTCGGCAATACCGATTTCACTTCGGAATGGGCCTACAGGGGGATTACATACGGTGTCTTCATCCAGGCGATCATCGACTTCATCATCATCGCAGCAGCGATATTCGTATTTATAAAAGTGGTCAATATACTGACGCGGAACCGCTTCGTCGAGGAAGCAGCCGAAGACGAACAGACCGTTCTGCTCAGGGAGATCAGGGACGCCCTGAAACGGGAGGACACGAATCCATGATGCATCACGAAAGGCCGGCGATTCCGCCGGCCTTTCCCATGTCCTATGAAATGCCCATCACCGTCGCCACGACCAGAGCGGCGGCAGCTATGATGAGCCACATCAGCGTCACTTTCCATACAAACCTGACCCATTTGATGTAGGGGATTCCTGAAACTGCCAGAACACCCATCAATGACGCAGAAGTCGGTATGATTGTATTCGTGATCGCATCCCCGTACTGGTAGGCGAGTACGGCGACCTGCCTTGGAATCTCCTGAAGATCCGCAATCGGCGTCATGATCGGCATCGTCGTCATCGCCTGTCCGGAGCCGGAAGGAATGAAGAAGTTGATGACAACCTGGATGACGAGCATCCCAAGCGCCGTAATGGATGGCGGGAGGAAGTCGAGCACACTGCTCATTCCATTGATGACCGAATCTATGATGACGCCGGACTCAAGCACCACGACAATGGCCCTTGCAAAACCGACGATGATCGCACCATAGACGACAAGTTTCATGCCGTCGATGAAGGCATCGAATATGTCGTTGATCTTCATCCCGCCGACAAGTCCGGCGATGAGGCCGATCACAAAAAAGTTGGCGGACAGTTCCGTCAGGAACCAGCCATGCTGGAAGATGCCGTATATGTTGATGATGATACCGACTGTAAATGTGATAAGAATCATGATATGCCGCTTTTTTAACTCGTCGAAATTCATCACGTCATCCGTGAAATTGACATGCCCCTTCCGGGCCTCCTCATAGACCAGACTGGATTCGGGATCCTTCTTCACCTTTTTCGCATAATGCATGACATACAGGATAGCTATTCCCAATACAAAGAAATAGACGACGCTCCTGAACTGCCAGCCTGAAAATATCGTCAGTTCCGCAATCTCCTGGGCGATCCCCACTGTAAAGGGGTTGAGCATGCCTCCGATGAATCCGGAAGCCGCGCCCAGTGTCACCATGGCTGTACCCACCATCGCGTCATACCCAAGTGCTGTTGCCAGAACGATGCCTATGGGAACGAATATGATGGCCTCTTCCGCCATGCCTGTTGTGAAACCCAGAATCGAAAACACGAGCATGATGACCGGAATCATCAGCCTTTCGTTCCCCTTGACCATGAGCATCACCTTCTGGATGGCCGCTTCGATTGCACCTGTCGCCCTGATGATGCCGAATGCACCGCCGACCAGGAATATATAGAATATGATGTTCGCCCCATCAATCAGACCGGTGGGAATCGCTTTGAACAGCTCAAAGAATGACACCGGACTCTGTTCTACCGCCGTGTAGCTCCCGGGCACCACTTCCGTCCTGTCCCCCACTTCCACCCGTTCGAACTCTCCGGCAGGAATGACATAGCTTAGCGCTGCTGCAATGATGACGACCGAAAAAAGGATTGCATAAGTATG
This genomic interval carries:
- a CDS encoding alanine/glycine:cation symporter family protein codes for the protein MDFEGIVPDWFKSFVDMGNTLLWGDFLIGLLILAGLYFSISSRFVQFRWFKEMFKVITEKAETLPDGRKGIAPFQAFAISAASRVGTGNIAGVATAIVLGGPGAIFWMWMIAFFGAATAFFESTLAQVYKVKDREGGFRGGPAYYMEKGLNQRWLGLFFAVLITITFAFVFNGLQANTIAHAYEEAFNLDRWVVGIVIAAFTAIVIFGGARRIASVAGYIVPVMAVIYLLVVFVILIINYDQIIPMLSAIVTNAFGIREVFGGALGAAILNGFQRGLFSNEAGMGSAPNAAASAAVSHPVKQGLIQALGVFFDTMIVCTATAILILMYTDLSYGADALQGIQVTQAAMTEQIGSFGAIFIAIVILLFAYSSILGNYFYGQSNLNYIRENRVLLLVFKALVVVMVFIGAVMDLETAWATADMFMALMAVTNLVAVFGLSNVVWQVAADYKAQLKMGRNPVFETNNIKADLTEVDEWGENRYAQRGDGRS
- the parE gene encoding DNA topoisomerase IV subunit B — translated: MARQNTYNDDSIQILEGLDAVRKRPGMYVGSTDHRGLHHLVYEITDNSVDEVINGYGDEINITINPDESITIRDNGRGMPTGMHTSGKPTPEVIFTVLHAGGKFGAGGYKTSGGLHGVGASVVNALSEWVEITIYRDGKVHEMSFKDGGELDRPLEVTGKTKRTGTEVTFRPDGEIFKSGTSFHFETIMERMRESAFLQKGMRISITDRRPEEPLEEVFQYDDGLKSFINFLNEGKDAIGDVVMFSGEYNDILAEVSFQYNDQYSETLISFVNNVRTKDGGTHEVGFKTGFTRVFNEYARKINELKDKDKNLEGNDIREGLTAVISVKIPENLLQFEGQTKSKLGTSEARNVMESLMSDHLPYYLEENGALSTQLVKKAIKARGVRETARKAREEARNGKKRRKDTLLSGKLTPAQSRNAKKNELYLVEGDSAGGSAKQGRDRRFQAILPLRGKVINTEKAKFEDIFKNEEINTIIHTIGAGVGTEFSVDDTNYDKIVIMTDADTDGAHIQVLLLTFFFNYMRPLFDAGKIYIALPPLFQLKKKTKKKEDVRYVWTEDELIEAQKEMGKNVELQRYKGLGEMMPEQLWETTMNPETRTLIQVRIEDEALSLKRVTTLMGDNVEMRRKWIESNVSFTLEDADSILGNEDVTKLGESGELND
- a CDS encoding HesB/YadR/YfhF family protein — translated: MMEMLEVTDRALDWMKEELDPEEGQGVNIYVRYGGETQLKQGFSPALTVERIPSDSKVFDYDGIQVFIKESDLWYFEDTELVIDSEDDEVIFESK
- the parC gene encoding DNA topoisomerase IV subunit A, producing the protein MTEQVQQLQLEDVIGDRFGRYSKYVIQDRAIPDVRDGLKPVQRRILYAMYKEGNTFEKSFRKSAKTVGNVIGNYHPHGDSSVYEAMVRLSQEWKMREELVDMHGNKGSVDGDPPAAMRYTEARLSEISNEMLRDINKNTVDFINNFDDTEMEPTVLPSKFPNLLVNGSTGISAGYATDIPPHNLEEVIDATLKVIDKSSASVDELMEIVKGPDFPTGGIIQGKDQIRKAYETGRGKIIVRSRVRTEDTRGGKTHIIIDELPFEVNKANLVKKMDEIRADRKVDGIIEVRDETDREGMRIIVEVKKDANVEGIINYFYKKTDLQVSYNFNMVAISDRAPKQLGLKEILESYIAHQKAVILNRSQHELSEAERRMHIIEGLMHALSILDEVIRVIRESNNKRNAKENLVEAFSFTEAQAEAIVMLQLYRLTNTDIAELETEHSELEYTINQLREILGNEKQLLKVIKKELRDIKKKYATPRKSTVEEEIENIELEKEVLIAKEEVVVSLTKEGYMKRTSLRSYNASTPDEIGMKEDDHVLLARHAHTLEHLLVFTNLGNYMIIPVHELPEIRWKDNGQHLSNRFRLGADESPVTAFVIEAYQDGISVVTATRRGQIKQTELKAYEASRIRRPISSISLKKDDQVISVALSEGGTEDVLLITQKGISLRYPLSEVNPVGLKAQGVRAIQLKPDDALVFSGLVSNEKFLVTVSQRGAVKRTAIDTFERGARAQVGSTLLKEIKSKPHRIIGARLIENNIGMILHSQNSSFRLDARSIRVSGKYANGSFVVDENEFGEVESVVFEAVQ
- the plsY gene encoding glycerol-3-phosphate 1-O-acyltransferase PlsY, whose translation is METIIILLILSYLLGSTPFSLLIGIWFYKIDLRQHGSGNIGTTNTFRILGKKAGIVVLLLDMFKGALPVFAAMLLDVDMHIFIPGLVAAIGHVYSIFLKFKGGKAVATSAGAVLAYNPLLFILLLSAFLITLKISKYVSLSSIVSAVLFFILSLVFRDPLLIAFSFIIAVVIVVRHISNIKRIMDGTESKITFM